From Arachis stenosperma cultivar V10309 chromosome 2, arast.V10309.gnm1.PFL2, whole genome shotgun sequence, one genomic window encodes:
- the LOC130963162 gene encoding uncharacterized protein LOC130963162 yields MVNGKPQYQCLFWLQVFNGGGIHRMKKHLAKITGDVKKYPKIPYDVEKQMESLLKEIQTNKKKRKVSFGEEGGDEVEDAINEAIAQEEQEQQHTSSQQGVGGDPKKKAKVIPPMFAPRTTLGAQPIIKSVLQNKEAIHEVDKRYARWLLDCKISFNAVMSPYFQYMLDGVAGIGPGYKGPSYDKLRVHLLADLKRESQMLVDRYRSACKETGCTLMADGWTDQRQRTLINFLVYCSKGLCFMKSVDASSMVKNASHLCNLFSEVIEWIGPNDIVHVMTNNTANYVAAGRLINRKYDNIYWSPCAAHCLNLILKDISSMAHISNLATRASKITVFVYNHTVFLSWLRQKPHSREIVRPGATRFATVFITLKSIFDRKKELQALVVDSIFTDHKLGRSATSRAVSAIILDCKFWDDCFTVCKLVGPLIYLLRVVDADDKPSLGYVYEGMLRAEDAIKEMFRKSKTAYQPYTDIINLRWDKHLKKDLHVTTYFLNPKFFFNENYKEAPDVMRDLLDLVTLYCKCNNLDSVQAMKEIHLYRDRKESFDRQEAIRAASKLKPDEWWRLFRGSAPYLQKIAVRILNQTSASSGYERNWNLFYQIHTKRKNRLEHDRLNDIVYVTYNLRLKSRVGMKVKIIPSKQILQQVLADFDD; encoded by the exons ATGGTGAATGGAAAACCACAATATCAATGTTTATTTTGGCTACAAGTTTTCAATGGAGGTGGAATTCACAGGATGAAGAAACATCTAGCAAAGATTACTGGAGACGTGAAAAAATATCCTAAAATTCCATATGATGTGGAAAAACAGATGGAAAGTTTGTTGAAAGAAATTCagactaacaaaaagaaaagaaaagtaagtTTTGGTGAAGAGGGTGGTGATGAGGTAGAGGATGCAATTAATGAGGCAATAGCTCAAGAAGAACAGGAACAACAGCATACCTCGAGTCAGCAAGGAGTTGGAGGCGATCCAAAGAAAAAAGCCAAAGTCATTCCTCCTATGTTTGCACCAAGAACAACTCTAGGAGCTCAACCAATTATTAAAAGTGTTCTGCAAAACAAAGAGGCGATACACGAAGTTGATAAACGGTATGCTCGGTGGCTTTTGGATTGTAAAATTTCATTTAATGCTGTGATGTCGCCATATTTCCAGTATATGTTGGATGGTGTTGCTGGTATTGGACCTGGTTACAAGGGGCCTTCTTATGATAAGTtaagggttcatttgttggctGATCTTAAAAGAGAAAGTCAAATGCTAGTTGATAGATATAGGAGTGCATGCAAAGAAACTGGATGTACCCTCATGGCTGATGGTTGGACAGATCAAAGACAAAGAACGTTAATCAATTTCTTGGTGTATTGTTCTAAAGGTTTGTGCTTCATGAAATCAGTAGATGCGTCCAGTATGGTAAAAAATGCTTCACACTTGTGTAATTTGTTTTCTGAGGTGATTGAATGGATTGGACCTAATGATATTGTGCATGTTATGACTAACAATACGGCCAATTATGTTGCTGCTGGTAGGCTTATTAATAGAAAATATGATAATATCTATTGGTCACCATGTGCTGCTCATTGCCTTAATCTTATTTTGAAAGATATAAGCAGCATGGCCCATATTTCTAACCTTGCAACACGTGCTTCAAAGATCACAGTATTTGTGTACAATCATACGGTTTTCTTATCTTGGCTAAGACAAAAACCTCATTCGAGAGAAATCGTACGTCCTGGTGCAACCCGTTTTGCAACTGTGTTTATCACATTGAAGAGCATCTTTGACCGTAAAAAGGAGTTGCAAGCATTGGTTGTAGATTCAATTTTCACTGATCACAAATTAGGAAGGAGTGCTACTAGTAGAGCTGTGAGTGCTATTATTCTAGATTGCAAATTTTGGGACGATTGCTTTACTGTATGTAAACTTGTGGGCCCTCTGATTTACTTGTTGAGGGTTGTTGATGCTGATGACAAACCATCTTTGGGATATGTTTATGAAGGAATGCTAAGGGCAGAAGATGCAATTAAGGAGATGTTTAGGAAATCCAAGACTGCATATCAGCCGTACACAGATATTATCAACTTAAGATGGGACAAGCATTTGAAGAAAGATCTTCATGTGACAACTTACTTCCTGAATCCTAAAttcttttttaatgaaaattataAAGAAGCACCTGATGTTATGCGAGATTTGCTTGATCTTGTTACCTTGTATTGCAAGTGTAACAATTTGGATTCAGTTCAGGCAATGAAAGAAATACATTTATATAGAGATCGGAAGGAAAGTTTTGATAGACAAGAAGCTATTCGAGCTGCATCTAAACTTAAGCCTG ATGAATGGTGGAGGTTATTCAGAGGCTCTGCTCCATATTTACAAAAGATAGCTGTTCGCATTCTTAACCAAACATCTGCTTCTTCTGGGTATGAGAGAAATTGGAATCTTTTTTACCAGATtcatacaaaaagaaaaaatagattgGAGCATGATAGACTGAATGACATTGTTTATGTTACCTATAATTTGCGTCTTAAATCCAG AGTGGGAATGAAGGTGAAGATCATCCCATCGAAGCAGATTTTGCAACAAGTTCTTGcagattttgatgattga